Part of the Ctenopharyngodon idella isolate HZGC_01 chromosome 24, HZGC01, whole genome shotgun sequence genome, CACgccgtttttgtttgtttttttgccttttGATCCTCGGGTTCGCCAGTCCAGCCACTATTTTAGCTGCGGTTCCCTGCTACACAAACATTACCATAATAAGAACATTATTATCAGAATGTCCAAATGCTCAGAGCTATTTTTAATGATGGACTTTTACATTTACTCTATATGCCATACCTGTTTGCACATTGCTTTACCATATCGAACCAATGTGGCAACATGTTCACAATTCTCCTTACGGAGACTATAGTCTTTACACCTGGGATCTTCAGGACGCATTAGAGCTTCAATGGTGGCTATCATTTCCTCCTTGGACTGTACTGTCTCAGTGTAATAATCGTTTCGTATTGTAAAGGGACCTGGATATGTACTGAAATGGCAGCCAGGTGGATCCCCTGTTGAACAGTGACACATTGTTAAAAGCTTAATGAATGTATAAGTGTGTAAATCTTCAAAAGATTTTGTAATTTGAAAGACATGATGTCATACTTGTCATCTCAAAAATGTTATGATCACCCTTTCCATTCACAGTCACATTTTTATCACCAACAAATATAGCATAGTGACTATAACCGGTGCGTGGAAATTCAATCAGGTCCCCAAATTGAGGCTGTGAAGAtagataaatacataaataatataacagTATCAACACAGAtactaagtaaataaatatgaaaatgtgaaaGGTATATGAAATATGACAATCTTTTATCCTCACAACTGCTCCTCCAGCTGCTGGTTTAGATGCTCTTCCTCCAGCGTTGACCTCCAGCACAGAGAGGCACAGCTGGAGAAACACAATGAGCAAAACGAACTTCTTCATCTTTTAAAGGCTCCTTTGAAACAGAAACTCATTGAGACTCGTTTACTATACAGCGTAACAAATGTTTGACACGATTAGATCTTCAAAAGAGACACAAATACATCAAAGTGTTGTTCAATAATTTCAACTTTGTTCTTCCTGAGCTGATATTTTGGATATTCCCTCCTAAACTAAGACCGTGTTCACAAACTTGCTCTCAAAACGATTAACATCTGATCATGTTTTGGTCTCCATGTCACCAAACTACAGTCAGTGTGTTCAAAACAA contains:
- the LOC127506539 gene encoding uncharacterized protein LOC127506539 isoform X2 — its product is MKSLSGRFVLVIVLLQLCLSVQEVSASGKPAGGAAGASASQNQPQFGDLIEFPRTGYSHYAIFVGDKNVTVNGKGDHNIFEMTRDPPGCHFSTYPGPFTIRNDYYTETVQSKEEMIATIEALMRPEDPRCKDYSLRKENCEHVATLVRYGKAMCKQGTAAKIVAGLANPRIKRQKNKQKRREASAAA
- the LOC127506539 gene encoding phospholipase A and acyltransferase 3-like isoform X3, producing MKSLSGRFVLVIVLLQLCLSVQEVNAGGRASKPAAGGAVPQFGDLIEFPRTGYSHYAIFVGDKNVTVNGKGDHNIFEMTRDPPGCHFSTYPGPFTIRNDYYTETVQSKEEMIATIEALMRPEDPRCKDYSLRKENCEHVATLVRYGKAMCKQQGTAAKIVAGLANPRIKRQKNKQKRREASAAA
- the LOC127506539 gene encoding phospholipase A and acyltransferase 3-like isoform X1; protein product: MKSLSGRFVLVIVLLQLCLSVQEVSASGKPAGGAAGASASQNQPQFGDLIEFPRTGYSHYAIFVGDKNVTVNGKGDHNIFEMTRDPPGCHFSTYPGPFTIRNDYYTETVQSKEEMIATIEALMRPEDPRCKDYSLRKENCEHVATLVRYGKAMCKQQGTAAKIVAGLANPRIKRQKNKQKRREASAAA